Sequence from the Lacerta agilis isolate rLacAgi1 chromosome 6, rLacAgi1.pri, whole genome shotgun sequence genome:
CCTTTTCCTGCAGGTGGAGAAAGGGCAGGCAGCCTCTGCCAAAAAACTGTTAGGAAAACCTGCTTCTGAGTGCCCCCAGGTGCTGGATGTAGAAGAATGTGGTAAGTGCATGAATGTTGTAAGCGCATTACCAGGTTGGTGGTTTGGAGTTTTTACAAGGTGGGAAAGCTCTCAGATCACGACCTCCAGCAAATCTCTACCTTCTCTTCCCAATTCCACCAGCAGCCCTTCATTATTCAGGGTAGTAGATGcaagaaggagggggaagaatcACGGCCATCCTCTGTAGCCAACAAATTAAGGTCCCCCCCaactccccaccaaaaaaaccaaaatactAAATCCAGATCTGGTTTTAAGGAGCAAACGTGGCCTTTTTATTTGAGCAGGCTTTTGTGATGGTTTATGAGAGTGTTGCTGTGATGAATGGTTTTTGATGAGGTCTCCATAAAAAGAtaatcattaaaatgcaaacaaacaaacccacccttAATatgttaattgcattttaattatcaTTCTGATGGATTTTATGCttgtatttgtatgctgccttagGCATATGGCAAATGCATGgcaaaaattcatttttaaacatgTCTTTCCCTAAAAGCTCTCTAGTAGAGAAGCAGAGGAGCACTGGATCCTTCCTCTGAAGTATCTTATTTCCCCTGCAGGTAATTTTTTTGTACCATATTTGCTCTCTGCTTCTGGTAATCTGTTGTTTGAATTGTGAAGGTTTATCTATGAGAAGCTAGTAAATGGCTACACATTGATCTCTTTGCATAGAGTCTATAGATAGATCAGAGGCAGGAAACATTTTTTCACCCCAAGTGCTATGTTCTGTAACGGGTAACACAAATGTCTCTATCCTTCAGCCAGGCAAGCAAAATGTATTATCACAGTTCAGGGAACATTCCTGCCAGGCTGAGACACCTGAGGAGGCCATGAGAGGCATGGCCTGTGGAGAGTTCCAAGGGGTCCAATAGAGACTGGAGGTTTCCCTCTGGTATAGAACTATTGACTAGACTGGCTCAAATTCAGTTTAGGTGTGCAGTTCATGCTGCActgaggaatttatttttatgcagTGAGATTAATGGTTTCTTGTTTGGTTGTGAATTGACATTTGTCAGCTTTGCTACCATGGAATGGGTAGCATTGATTTAACTCTGGCTTCATTAGCAAGCCAGGCCTTCCTGTCCTAGAATATGTCACCTCCCGCAAAGATGCTTTGCAGACAGTTGCCTGTTGCCAGCAGATCAGAGCCAGGCATCTCATCTGTTTCATTCTTCTGACTTGTAGCCGCTGCCACCACAGGGAGCTgctccctctgcctgcctccttcagaGCCATGGGATCCCAGCCTTGGTGTGACCAACTTCCCCAGGAAAACTGCCAAGAAGCAGCCCAGGATCGAGTGCACAGCCACATGTGTGCTACAGAGAAAGTGCAGTGATGGGAAACCAGAGTACCTTATTGTGCAGAGACCTAGCACAGGTAATGGTCTGAGAAAGGGAGGCTTTTCAATTTTATGTTGAGGCACATTTATGATTTTGAGTGAGTGGTTGCAGAAAATAGATGCCTGCAAGATTGGTCAAGTTTATCTGCCAGTCCATTCCAGGCTGCTATactaggtgccaggcaaaaacgtttcaatataaccaggcctttggctgattaaggTTCTATGGTCTTTAAAATGtgattgtgggagggggggttattggtttgtttttgtttattatgtatcttgtgttctcattttgtatttttatgttgtgaaacacCCTGTGgttttcagatgaagggtggtatacacatttaataaatagatagataccCTGGGCACCCGGACCTGTCTCTGTTATTGAGCATTTTTTCAGCTGCTGAAAAATTCATGCCACAGTTGAAGTAAAAGAAaaccagctgaattatttaaggCATTACTTTCGCCTGCACTAGTCAAGGGAGAGAGCACTCAGCCCTGACCTAGGCATGTACCTTAGGAGCAGTGTTTTCTAAATACATGTCTTGTGTGCCTGATAGAGGGTGGTTATGTTTAAAATATGATGTTGACAACACAGTATTTATTCAGAGCATTTCCTAGGTGTTTCATGTACATTATCCCAGGAATCTCTGTGACAGCCTTATTAAGTAGATACATATATTCCAGGTTTTTTGATATGGCTGAGAATGTGTAACTTTGCCAAAGGATACCAAATTTTATGTCCGAGATGATTTTTTTCAACCAGGGATTTCTAGCTCATAGCTCAGGCTCTTAACTATGATACAATATCAGCTTGTGCTGGTGACGGAACATTTCCTTGAAGGTCTGTTGGCAGGGCTTTGGGAGTTTCCAAGCCTCCTCCTTGAGCCAGGGCAGGAGAAGCGGCAGAAAGCAGCGCTGGCAGATCACCTACAGGCCTGGGTTGGCAGTAACGTGGCAACAAGATGCCTGCAGCATGTTGGAGAGGTAcattggatccccccccccctgcagaattGGCTCCAGCGAGTACCTCCCCTCTCGCCATCACCTCCCCTTGAATGGGATTTACAACCTACAATCTGGGGTGGCATTAGCATCAGAATCTCTGTTGCTATTAACTGCCAAGCAAAACCTTCAGGATTTGTGCCATGCATAAAGCTGGTTTGATGGGGAAGACAGTTGTTCTATTTTGTAATTGACAGGTGGAAAGTTTTGCGGTTAAATAGCTGGCAATGAAATTACTGGCCCCATGAATATCTGGAACAGTATTTGTCAGGATTGAATTAAATCTCacttcctgagagccagtgtggtgtagtggttaagagcagtagactcgtaatctggggaaccgggttcgcgtctccgctcctccacatgcagctgctgggtgaccttgggctagtcacacttctctgatgtctctcagccccactcacctcacagagtgtttgttgtgggggaggaagggaaaggagaatgttagccgctttgagactccttcgggtagtgataaagcgggatatcaaatccaaactcttctcttcttccagccATTCAGCCCTCAGATTATTTTTAGATTATCACTCAGATTATGCCATAGGTGGGAGAGATCATCATGTCTTGCTAGTCAGCTTCTGCCCATCTTAAGCTTGGCAGCCCCAGTTGATAAAGTGCTGACCCCCCACTGTCCGCCTGCTTCAATGGTTGCTTGGAGCTCAGAGTATCACTTGACAAGTGGAGTGAACTACTtgacccccaaaggtgcactcctccattatcTCCCGAGACAGACGAATGCCAACAGGCTACATTCTAGCCAAACAAAAGTCAggttttaatacacacacacacacacacacacacacacacacacacacacactctttcatcCAGGCAGGCCAGGAGCATTATTGCACTTCAAGGccacattgcagccaggcaaaaacacttggaggAGTATGACTGGGGAGGGGTGTGGAATGGGAAGGAGGCACAACCTAGTGTGAGTCTCAGGGACTGGGAAGagaagcctggagaactgcagtCTGCCTCCAGGCCTGCAACCGGTTACCCCTGTCCTAGTCCTAGAGCACAGTCTCTGCTTTCTTCCCTGTCTTCACTCCCACATACAAGTAGATTATGTACCTGCAGCTCCTTGTCCTGAAACAATGAAGGTTGGGAAGGAGAAGCTCCCAGCTCTCCATGCAAAGCCCAGCCTCCCTCTATGAGGCTGCAGCTGGGTTTCTTCCTTCCCAAGGAACTTGTCCTTATCTGCCAGAAGGTAGGGAGGGAAGGGACACTGTGACATAACGTCATCTCTCACCTTCCCTAACCACATCTACATATCTTCACCTCCTTCACCAGGTTCTCCATATCTTCTCCCACATCCGCCAAACATATGTGATCTACTCTTTGAATCTGGATAAAGATGAAGGAAACTGGGACGTGGAGCTGGAGCTGCCAGCATCCCGGTGGGTGACCGAAACAGAATTCCACAACTCTGCCATCTCCACAGCCATGAAGAAGGTACTGAGAATCTAGAGCTTGGTTGCTTCAAGTTTCCCAATTTCTCCTGAGAGATGCAGGTGACGCAACAGTGTGGAATGTTAGCCCCAGCTTCTGGGGAAATGCAACCGTTAACTGCAGCTGGACGTATGACTGAGCATAGCTTTCTAGCAAGGGATACACTTGGCCCACTTTTAGCTgcttctctttttgtgtgtgctctGTCTCCTCTTTCACACTGTCCCTGTGTTTCTGGCTCAAGCAATCAGTGGTTCCAGGGGGCAGCCGATACGTTAAAAACGCCTTTGTACATAAACAGTTGCAACCTGCCCCCTCATATGTAGTCAACACCATGTATTCATTATGGTGCTAGATGTGTTATGTGGAGTGTCCTACCTTTCCAGGTCTTGAAAGCTTATGAAAAGTGGAGCCCTACAATCAGTACTGCCAAGGTAAGGACATCCATTTGCTAGAGCTGAACAGCTCTTCTCTCTCTGTGCAGCTCCAATCatgttcctattattattattattattattattattattattattattattcctcagccactctgggcagcttacagtatatctaaaaacataataaaagcatcAAGTGTTagaaacctcccaatacagggctgccttcagatgtcttctaaaagtttggtacttttttatcttcttgacatctgaagggagggcattccacagggaacaGCATCTCGCCCCTCTGTCTACTGAGCTCCACCGCTGGTCCTGCATGTTGGGAGCCACCAGTTTGAGGCTTGCCAACTGCACATCCTTCCAACCACACTGGGTGGGTCCTGCTGGTTTGCCTCCACCCTTGGAGTGCTTACCAATGTTAGGCCTGTAAGCAAGAGGATGGGATTTAGAGGTGGCCTCAGTGCTTTCACTGTCAAATGCATATGCATGTGTGACCGTACAGACTGTCAAGAGGAAACGGGACTTCCTACACACCAGCCAGACCCTGCATGAAGAAGGCAGTTTTTCCAAGAGGCAACTTTCTCTGGATTCATTTCTTGCAGCAAATCCCGGGGACTGATGGCAGTCTCTATGCTCTACCTGACCTCACGTGAGTACACCTCATTCCACTCCCAGCAACCTTGCACAACACTTGGAAGCCCCACTGGTGCCTTCTCA
This genomic interval carries:
- the MUTYH gene encoding adenine DNA glycosylase isoform X3, producing MLQQTQVASVINYYNCWMQKWPTLQDLAQASLEEVNELWAGLGYYSRGKRLQEGAHKLVSQMEGHMPRTAEELQKQLPGVGKYTAGAIASIAFGQVTGVVDGNVIRVLCRTRAIGADPANASVADRLWALAHTLVDPSYPGDFNQAMMELGATVCTPKAPRCMECPVKQHCRARHKVEKGQAASAKKLLGKPASECPQVLDVEECAAATTGSCSLCLPPSEPWDPSLGVTNFPRKTAKKQPRIECTATCVLQRKCSDGKPEYLIVQRPSTGLLAGLWEFPSLLLEPGQEKRQKAALADHLQAWVGSNVATRCLQHVGEVLHIFSHIRQTYVIYSLNLDKDEGNWDVELELPASRWVTETEFHNSAISTAMKKVLKAYEKWSPTISTAKTVKRKRDFLHTSQTLHEEGSFSKRQLSLDSFLAANPGD